The stretch of DNA TTGCCCAGTTAATTGGATCAGCATTAATCCGATTTTCATTTCAGTCCTTGTTTATGATGGCATAATAAATTTTAAAAAGAAAATTTTAAAGCCACCGTAATAAGAATAAAATCTTTTACGTTTATTTGAAACAGGGAATCCAGCAATCATGGAAGATTGCTAACTCCTTTTTGGAGTGTTTTTAGGTTTCATGGAGGAAACAGGTTATGGGTTTACGAATTCAGACCAACATACAATCTCTTAACTCACAGCGGGCGCTGTCCATTTCAACAATGGCAAATGATTTATCTATGGAAAAATTAAGTTCGGGATTTAGAATAAATAGAGCGGCAGATGATGCTGCAGGACTTGCTATTAGTGAGAAAATTAAAGCAGATGTCCGCGGTTTAAATATGGCCAAAAGAAATGCAAATGATGGTATTTCTATGGTTCAAGTAGCCGAAGGTGGTATGAATGAAATTGGAAATATTTTAAATCGGTTAAGAGAGCTTTCGGTTCAAGGTGCTTCTGATACCATTGGTAATAATGAGCGTAATTTTATCAATAAAGAATATACGGCTTTAAAAGATGAAATTGATCGTATTACAAATTCAACAGAGTATAATGGAAGTTTATTATTGGTCGGTTCAAATGCAGAAGACAAAATTCCAGATCCTAAAATGCTAGATCGTGCAAATACTCCTCCTTTTGAAATTCAAGTAGGTAAGAACTGGTATAAAGGTGTTGATGCTCAAGGTATAGATGATCCATTTGGTAGAAATCCTGTAAATATTATTCGGATTAAGTTTGACCAAATTGATACAAGTACTGTTGGACTAAAATTAGGACGCGGGAACGACAATACCGAAGAATCCATTGGTGTTTATCAAGAAGGTGAAAAAGATTCTACTATTTCAAAAAATAGAGCTCAAAGATCGATCGCTAAAATTGATGACGCTATTAATACGATTGCAGGTTTTAGAGCAGACTTAGGCGCAATTCAAAATCGTCTAAACTCTACTATTTCAAACTTAGCAATTCAAAGTGAAAACTTTTCTGCAGCAAATAGCCGTATCCGTGATACAGACTTTGCTGAAGAAACAACAAGAAACACTCAAAGTAACATTCTTAAACAGGCTGGTGTTGCTGTTCTTACACAAGCAAACCAATCCCCAAG from Silvanigrella paludirubra encodes:
- a CDS encoding flagellin translates to MGLRIQTNIQSLNSQRALSISTMANDLSMEKLSSGFRINRAADDAAGLAISEKIKADVRGLNMAKRNANDGISMVQVAEGGMNEIGNILNRLRELSVQGASDTIGNNERNFINKEYTALKDEIDRITNSTEYNGSLLLVGSNAEDKIPDPKMLDRANTPPFEIQVGKNWYKGVDAQGIDDPFGRNPVNIIRIKFDQIDTSTVGLKLGRGNDNTEESIGVYQEGEKDSTISKNRAQRSIAKIDDAINTIAGFRADLGAIQNRLNSTISNLAIQSENFSAANSRIRDTDFAEETTRNTQSNILKQAGVAVLTQANQSPSAALRLLG